In a genomic window of Sphingomonas koreensis:
- a CDS encoding DUF1465 family protein: MSRGSATSRIHRRLIDSLYTESMVLADEARAYFDEMGRNERDTLDAMTRVVFSCESLKVTTRLMHVIAWLLTQRAVDAGELPAGDALDPSRRLGTAPETDAASFDAMPLAAQGLIAASQDLYRRVARFDVVESEEAPVPVSPARRMLDRLAHAF; encoded by the coding sequence ATGAGCAGAGGCAGCGCAACATCGCGGATTCACCGGCGGCTGATCGATTCACTCTATACCGAGTCGATGGTGCTGGCTGATGAGGCACGCGCCTATTTCGACGAGATGGGGCGGAACGAGCGCGACACGCTCGACGCGATGACGCGAGTGGTCTTCTCCTGCGAGTCGCTCAAGGTCACGACGCGCCTGATGCATGTCATCGCATGGTTGCTTACGCAGCGCGCCGTCGATGCTGGAGAGCTTCCCGCCGGCGACGCGCTCGATCCGTCGCGGCGCCTCGGCACGGCGCCGGAAACCGATGCGGCTTCGTTCGATGCGATGCCGTTGGCCGCACAGGGGCTGATCGCGGCGAGCCAGGATCTGTACCGAAGGGTCGCCCGGTTCGACGTGGTCGAGAGTGAGGAGGCGCCGGTACCGGTGAGCCCCGCACGGCGGATGCTCGACCGGCTCGCGCACGCTTTCTAA
- a CDS encoding NAD(P)H-dependent flavin oxidoreductase, with protein MTLPALFDRLRLPVIGSPLFIVSGPELVIAQCKAGIVGSFPALNARPQSQLDEWLHQITEELAAWNRDNPDRPAAPFAVNQIVHRSNDRLEADLATCGKWQVPIVITSLGAQEALNQAVHGWGGITLHDVINDRFARKAVEKGADGLILVCTGAGGHAGQLSPFAFVQETRAWFDGPIILSGSIANGGAILAAQAMGADLAYIGSPFIATTEARAEDNYKNGIVDGSASDIVYTSLFTGVHGNYLRASIENAGLDPDNLPESDPSKMNFGSGGNSKAKAWRDIWGSGQGIGAIHEITPVAEFVDRLDNEYRAARARVAGLSQGGWSA; from the coding sequence ATGACCCTGCCTGCTCTTTTTGATCGCCTGCGCCTGCCCGTCATCGGCTCGCCGCTCTTCATCGTCTCCGGCCCGGAACTGGTCATTGCCCAGTGCAAGGCAGGGATCGTCGGCTCGTTCCCGGCACTGAATGCGCGTCCGCAGAGCCAGCTCGACGAGTGGCTCCACCAGATCACCGAGGAACTCGCGGCCTGGAACCGCGACAATCCCGACCGCCCTGCCGCGCCCTTCGCGGTCAACCAGATCGTCCACCGCTCGAACGACCGGCTCGAGGCCGATCTCGCCACCTGTGGCAAATGGCAGGTGCCGATCGTCATCACCTCGCTCGGCGCGCAGGAGGCACTCAATCAGGCGGTACACGGCTGGGGCGGCATCACGCTGCACGACGTGATCAACGACCGGTTCGCGCGCAAGGCGGTGGAAAAGGGCGCGGACGGCCTCATCCTCGTTTGCACCGGTGCGGGCGGCCATGCCGGCCAGCTCAGCCCCTTCGCTTTCGTTCAGGAAACCCGAGCCTGGTTCGACGGGCCCATCATCCTTTCGGGCTCGATCGCCAATGGCGGTGCGATCCTCGCAGCGCAGGCGATGGGCGCCGATCTTGCCTATATCGGCTCCCCCTTCATCGCGACCACCGAGGCCCGTGCCGAGGACAATTACAAGAACGGTATCGTCGACGGCTCTGCGTCGGATATCGTCTACACCAGCCTCTTCACCGGGGTTCATGGCAACTATCTGCGCGCCTCGATCGAGAATGCCGGGCTCGACCCCGACAATCTGCCCGAGAGCGATCCGAGCAAGATGAATTTCGGCTCGGGCGGGAATTCGAAGGCCAAGGCGTGGCGCGACATCTGGGGATCGGGCCAGGGCATCGGCGCCATCCATGAGATCACCCCCGTCGCCGAGTTCGTCGATCGCCTCGACAATGAATATCGCGCCGCCCGCGCGCGGGTCGCCGGTCTATCCCAGGGTGGCTGGAGTGCCTGA
- the dksA gene encoding RNA polymerase-binding protein DksA, whose translation MATVYEHRDEPEKAPPAANDLPDGYRPSPEEPFMNPRQLQYFREKLLAWKDAIHREAAGTLSQLQVDSLREADLTDRASSETDWSIELRTRDRQRKLIAKIDAALRRIEDGEYGYCEVTGEPISLGRLEARPIATMTVEAQERHERNEKVSRDE comes from the coding sequence ATGGCGACCGTTTACGAGCACCGCGACGAACCCGAAAAGGCGCCGCCGGCTGCCAATGATCTGCCGGATGGATATCGGCCAAGCCCCGAAGAACCCTTCATGAATCCGCGGCAGCTGCAATATTTCCGCGAGAAGCTGCTGGCGTGGAAGGACGCGATTCATCGGGAAGCGGCGGGCACGCTTTCGCAGCTACAGGTCGATTCGCTGCGCGAGGCGGACTTGACCGACCGCGCATCGAGCGAGACCGACTGGTCGATCGAACTGCGCACCCGCGACCGCCAGCGCAAGCTGATTGCCAAGATCGACGCGGCGCTGCGCCGGATCGAGGATGGCGAGTACGGCTATTGCGAGGTGACGGGCGAGCCGATCAGCCTGGGCCGGCTCGAAGCGCGGCCGATCGCGACGATGACTGTTGAAGCGCAGGAGCGTCACGAGCGCAACGAGAAGGTTTCACGCGACGAATAG
- a CDS encoding GlsB/YeaQ/YmgE family stress response membrane protein, whose product MINLIVLLVVGGVLGWLASIVMRTDAQQGMFLNIVVGIVGAVLAGLLITPLIGGATITQEFSLTSLLVSFLGAVVLLGIVNLVRRGSVR is encoded by the coding sequence ATGATCAATCTCATCGTACTTCTCGTCGTAGGCGGTGTGCTGGGCTGGCTGGCCAGCATCGTGATGCGCACCGATGCCCAGCAAGGCATGTTCCTGAACATCGTGGTGGGTATCGTCGGCGCGGTGCTGGCGGGCCTGCTCATCACGCCGCTGATCGGCGGCGCGACCATCACGCAGGAGTTCAGCCTGACCTCGCTGCTGGTCTCGTTCCTCGGCGCAGTCGTTCTGCTCGGAATCGTGAACCTGGTGCGGCGCGGTTCGGTGCGCTGA
- a CDS encoding PilZ domain-containing protein, with protein sequence MSANLSEDPTHQRSAARDSLLLSAQLRIAGEPEATVRVRNLSAGGLMAEYAQPVDIGSTVQVDVRGVGWVGGRVAWTAEGRIGIAFDREIYPMAARKPVGNGTHTPRYAKATETAPRPARPLFKP encoded by the coding sequence ATGAGCGCGAATTTGAGCGAAGATCCGACGCATCAACGTTCCGCGGCTCGCGATAGCCTGTTGCTGTCGGCTCAGCTGCGAATCGCGGGCGAGCCGGAAGCCACCGTCCGCGTTCGGAACCTCTCCGCCGGCGGCCTGATGGCCGAATATGCGCAGCCGGTAGATATCGGGAGCACGGTGCAAGTCGATGTACGCGGCGTGGGCTGGGTTGGCGGGCGAGTCGCCTGGACGGCGGAAGGCCGGATCGGAATCGCCTTCGACCGGGAGATCTATCCGATGGCGGCGCGCAAGCCTGTCGGAAACGGAACGCATACGCCCCGCTATGCAAAGGCGACCGAAACCGCACCACGCCCGGCGCGTCCGCTTTTCAAACCCTGA
- a CDS encoding YdcH family protein, with the protein MQNAHLSALTAKHATLDRKISAESQRPMPDQMIIADLKRQKLRVKEEITHM; encoded by the coding sequence ATGCAGAACGCGCATCTCTCGGCACTTACGGCCAAGCACGCGACACTCGATCGAAAGATCAGTGCGGAGTCGCAGCGGCCGATGCCTGATCAGATGATCATAGCCGATCTGAAGCGCCAGAAACTTCGTGTGAAGGAAGAAATCACGCACATGTGA
- a CDS encoding host attachment family protein, translating to MLLPHNAFVVVADGRKMLFLRNEGDATHPNLQLERKRVQENPSNGAQKTDAPGRSFQSVGARRSAYEETDFHQLEEDRFAAETAELLRKRALENDFESLIVIAPPRTLGELRKHYHKEVENRLAGEIDKDLTRHTIPEIEQALIGAG from the coding sequence ATGCTGCTTCCGCACAACGCCTTTGTCGTCGTGGCCGACGGCCGCAAGATGCTGTTCCTGCGCAACGAGGGCGATGCGACCCATCCCAACCTTCAGCTCGAACGCAAGCGGGTGCAGGAGAATCCGTCGAACGGCGCACAGAAAACCGACGCGCCCGGCCGCTCGTTCCAGAGCGTGGGCGCGCGGCGTAGCGCCTATGAGGAGACTGATTTTCACCAGCTGGAGGAGGACCGCTTCGCCGCGGAAACAGCGGAACTGCTGCGCAAGCGCGCGCTTGAGAACGACTTCGAATCGCTGATCGTCATTGCGCCGCCCAGAACACTGGGCGAGCTGCGGAAACACTATCACAAGGAAGTAGAGAATCGCTTGGCGGGCGAGATCGACAAGGATCTCACCCGCCATACGATACCCGAAATCGAGCAGGCGCTTATCGGCGCCGGATAA
- a CDS encoding CoA transferase subunit A, with amino-acid sequence MKKLYPSAEAALEGLLHDGITICAGGFGLCGIPERLIDAIQASGVRDMTIASNNAGIDNEGLGKLLRSRQVRKMISSYVGENKEFERQYLAGELEVEFCPQGTLAERCRAGGAGIPGFYTKTGVGTKVAEGKETKVFDGQEYILERGIRADLAIIKGWKADEAGNLIFRKTARNFNQPMATAANICVAEVEEVVPVGSLDPDAIHLPGIYVKRMIVGAPYDKKIEFRTTRARETA; translated from the coding sequence ATGAAGAAGCTCTATCCCAGTGCCGAGGCCGCGCTTGAGGGCCTGCTCCACGATGGCATTACGATCTGCGCGGGCGGGTTCGGGCTGTGCGGCATCCCCGAGCGGCTGATCGACGCGATTCAGGCTTCGGGCGTGAGGGATATGACCATCGCGTCGAACAATGCGGGGATCGACAATGAGGGCCTGGGCAAGCTGTTGCGCAGCCGCCAGGTCAGGAAGATGATCTCCTCCTATGTCGGCGAGAACAAGGAGTTCGAGCGGCAGTATCTGGCCGGCGAGCTGGAAGTCGAATTCTGTCCGCAGGGCACGCTGGCCGAACGCTGCCGCGCAGGCGGTGCGGGTATCCCCGGCTTCTACACCAAGACCGGCGTCGGCACGAAGGTGGCCGAGGGCAAGGAAACCAAGGTCTTCGATGGCCAGGAATATATCCTAGAGCGCGGCATCCGCGCCGATCTGGCCATCATCAAGGGCTGGAAGGCGGACGAGGCGGGGAACCTGATCTTCCGCAAGACCGCACGCAACTTCAACCAGCCGATGGCGACCGCAGCGAACATCTGTGTCGCCGAAGTCGAGGAAGTGGTGCCGGTCGGCAGCCTTGATCCCGATGCGATCCATCTCCCGGGCATCTATGTGAAGCGGATGATCGTGGGCGCGCCATACGACAAGAAGATCGAGTTCCGGACCACGCGGGCGCGGGAAACCGCGTGA
- a CDS encoding gamma carbonic anhydrase family protein, with amino-acid sequence MALYAFEGKVPSIHPDAWVAPSADVIGDARLAEGASLWFGAVIRADNTPIIVGERSNVQEGAMLHSDPGIPLTIGADCTVGHHAILHGCTLGNRVLVGMGAIVLNRAVIGDDCLIGAGALVTEGKEFPPGSLIVGSPARAVRELDATARTALLISAHSYADRQRRFRAGLTRID; translated from the coding sequence ATGGCCCTGTACGCGTTCGAAGGCAAGGTGCCATCGATCCACCCCGATGCCTGGGTCGCGCCCAGCGCCGACGTGATCGGCGACGCACGCCTGGCCGAAGGCGCAAGCCTTTGGTTCGGTGCAGTGATCCGCGCGGACAACACCCCGATCATCGTCGGCGAACGCAGCAATGTTCAGGAAGGCGCGATGCTCCATTCGGACCCCGGCATCCCCCTCACCATCGGCGCCGACTGCACCGTCGGCCACCATGCGATCCTGCACGGCTGCACGCTGGGGAATCGCGTGCTGGTCGGCATGGGCGCGATCGTCCTCAACCGTGCCGTGATCGGCGACGATTGCCTGATCGGCGCCGGTGCGCTGGTCACCGAAGGGAAGGAATTCCCGCCGGGCAGCCTGATCGTCGGCAGCCCGGCGCGGGCGGTGCGCGAGCTTGACGCTACGGCGCGCACCGCTTTGCTCATTTCCGCGCATAGCTATGCCGATCGCCAGCGCCGATTCCGTGCAGGCCTGACCCGCATCGACTAG
- a CDS encoding DUF465 domain-containing protein encodes MEDTEILRRLELLRVEHRDLDAAIEALAAASAPDQLQIARLKKRKLRLRDEIAMLEDGLIPDIIA; translated from the coding sequence ATGGAAGATACCGAGATTCTGCGCCGCCTGGAGTTGCTGCGCGTGGAGCACCGCGATCTCGACGCGGCGATCGAAGCGCTTGCGGCAGCGAGCGCACCGGACCAGCTTCAGATCGCGCGCCTGAAGAAGCGCAAACTGCGGCTGCGCGACGAGATCGCGATGCTTGAAGACGGGCTGATCCCCGACATCATCGCATGA